The Hypomesus transpacificus isolate Combined female chromosome 2, fHypTra1, whole genome shotgun sequence genome window below encodes:
- the kiaa1143 gene encoding uncharacterized protein KIAA1143 homolog isoform X3 — protein MNKKSNVTWVKPAEPTFLKKFKDDVGFQEGPTIDAKRQEMPVLDDDSGSDHEDELPQVVVLKTGDLSADEVKKIKNGTASVKKQEEPAAEGKIVFKKPTNNFSEKFQGITASSNKKRKSGQDKKEKSGKKVKNNSLLSFGGDDEEED, from the exons ATGAACAAGAAAAGCAACGTTACATGGGTTAAGCCAGCTGAGCCAACCTTTTTGAAGAAGTTCAAGGATGATGTTGGTTTCCAGGAAGGACCCACAATTGATGCCAAG CGCCAAGAGATGCCAGTACTGGATGATGACAGTGGGAGTGATCATGAGGATGAATTGCCACAAGTCGTTGTCTTAAAAACGGGAGATCTCAGTGCTGACGAAGTAAAAAAGATAAAGAATGGCACTGCAAGTGTCAAAAAAC AGGAGGAGCCTGCAGCAGAGGGGAAGATAGTGTTCAAGAAGCCAACAAACAACTTCTCTGAAAAGTTCCAGGGCATCACAGCAAGCTCTAACaagaagagaaagagtggaCAGGATAAGAAGGAGAAGTCAGGAAAGAAAGTAAAGAACAACAGTCTTTTGTCTTTTGGGGGAGACGATGAGGAAGAGGACTAG